The Cyprinus carpio isolate SPL01 chromosome A5, ASM1834038v1, whole genome shotgun sequence genome has a segment encoding these proteins:
- the LOC109105200 gene encoding guanine nucleotide-binding protein G(I)/G(S)/G(T) subunit beta-2-like codes for MSELEQLRQEAEQLRNQIRDARKACGDSTLTQITAGLDPVGRIQMRTRRTLRGHLAKIYAMHWGSDSRLLVSASQDGKLIVWDSYTTNKIHAIPLRSSWVMTCSYAPSGNFVACGGLDNICSIYSLKTREGNVRVSRELPGHTGYLSCCRFIDDNQIITSSGDTTCALWDIETGQQTTLFSGHSGDVMSLSLAPDSRTFISGACDAFIKLWDIRDSMCRQTFTGHESDINAVCFFPSGSAFATGSDDATCRLFDLRADQELCLYSHDNIICGITSVAFSRSGRLLLAGYDDFNCNIWDAMKGDRAGVLAGHDNRVSCLGVTDDGMAVSTGSWDSFLKIWN; via the exons ATGAGTGAGCTCGAGCAGCTTCGTCAGGAGGCTGAGCAACTGCGCAATCAGATCAGA GATGCCAGGAAAGCATGTGGAGACTCCACACTCACTCAG ATAACAGCAGGCCTGGATCCGGTGGGGAGGATACAGATGAGGACGAGGCGCACACTGCGTGGGCATTTGGCTAAAATCTATGCCATGCACTGGGGCTCAGACTCCAG GCTTCTTGTTAGTGCCTCACAGGATGGAAAACTCATTGTCTGGGACAGCTACACTACAAACAAG ATTCATGCCATCCCGTTACGGTCATCATGGGTGATGACGTGTTCGTATGCGCCATCAGGAAACTTTGTGGCCTGTGGTGGACTGGACAACATTTGCTCCATATACAGCTTAAAGACTAGAGAGGGCAATGTTAGAGTCAGCCGAGAGCTGCCTGGACACACAG GTTACCTTTCCTGTTGCCGTTTCATAGATGACAATCAAATTATCACCAGTTCAGGAGACACAACCTG CGCTCTGTGGGACATTGAGACCGGACAGCAGACCACGCTGTTCTCAGGTCACAGTGGAGATGTGATGAGTCTGTCATTGGCTCCAGACTCACGGACCTTCATCTCGGGGGCCTGTGACGCCTTTATTAAACTCTGGGACATCAGAGATAGCATGTGCAGACAGACGTTCACCGGACACGAGTCAGACATCAACGCTGTCTGT TTCTTCCCCAGCGGCAGTGCGTTCGCAACTGGTTCTGATGACGCCACCTGCAGGCTGTTTGACCTGCGTGCGGATCAGGAGCTGTGTTTATACTCTCATGATAATATCATCTGTGGCATCACCTCTGTGGCCTTCTCCCGCTCTGGCCGTCTGCTGCTCGCCGGTTATGATGACTTTAACTGTAACATCTGGGACGCCATGAAGGGAGACCGAGCAG GAGTGCTGGCTGGCCATGACAATCGTGTGAGCTGTCTCGGGGTCACAGATGATGGCATGGCTGTAAGCACAGGTTCCTGGGACAGCTTCCTGAAGATCTGGAACTGA